Proteins encoded by one window of Nomascus leucogenys isolate Asia chromosome 19, Asia_NLE_v1, whole genome shotgun sequence:
- the HASPIN gene encoding serine/threonine-protein kinase haspin, producing MAASLPGPGSRLFRTYGAAVGRRQRRPGREAAQWFPPQDRRRFFNSSGSSNTSIGDPSQSDDPDDPDDPDFPGSPVGRRRRRPGGRVPKDRPSLTVTPKRWKLRARPSLTVSPGRLGLRARPPQKCSTPCGPLRLPPFLSRDLSVCGQPRDGDELGSSASLFSSLASPGPGSPTPRDSVISIGTSASLVAASAVPSGLHLPEVSLDRASLPCSQEEATGGARLTKMVHQTRARLRSALFGLMNSGTPEDSEFGADGKNMRESCYKRKLVGNGPEGPGLSSTGKRRATGQDSCQERGLQEAVRREHQEASVSKGCIVPGGVDRLERTRSSRKSKHQEATETSLLHSHHFKKGQKMGKDSFPTQDLTPLQNACFWTKTRASFSFHKKKIVTDVSEVCSIYTTATSLSGSLLSECSNRPVMNRTSGALSSWHSSSMYLLSPLNTLSISNKKASDAEKVYGECSQKGPVPFSHCLPTEKLQRCEKIGEGVFGEVFQTIADHTPVAIKIIAIEGPDLVNGSHQKTFEEILPEIIISKELSLLSSEVCNRTEGFIGLNAVHCVQGSYPPLLLKAWDHYNSTKGSANDRPDFFKDDQLFIVMEFEFGGIDLEQMRTKLSSLATAKSILHQLTASLAVAEASLRFEHRDLHWGNVLLKKTSLKELHYTLHGKSSTIPSRGLQVSIIDYTLSRLERDGIVVFCDVSMDEDLFTGDGDYQFDIYRLMKKENNNRWGEYHPYSNVLWLHYLTDKILKQMTFKTKCNTPAMKQIKRKIQEFHRTMLNFSSATDLLCQHSLFK from the coding sequence ATGGCTGCTTCGCTCCCGGGACCTGGGAGCCGGCTTTTCCGCACTTATGGGGCTGCGGTCGGCAGGAGACAGCGGCGGCCGGGCCGGGAAGCCGCGCAGTGGTTCCCGCCGCAGGACCGGAGGCGTTTCTTCaacagcagcggcagcagcaacACCAGCATCGGCGACCCCTCGCAGTCCGACGATCCTGACGATCCCGACGACCCCGACTTCCCCGGCAGCCCGGTGGGGCGGCGGCGGAGGCGTCCCGGCGGCCGAGTCCCCAAGGACCGGCCCAGCCTGACCGTGACCCCAAAGCGCTGGAAGCTGCGAGCTCGCCCGAGCCTAACCGTGAGCCCAGGACGCCTGGGGCTGCGAGCTCGACCCCCGCAGAAATGCAGCACACCCTGCGGCCCGCTCCGACTTCCGCCCTTCCTCAGCCGGGACCTCAGCGTGTGCGGCCAGCCCAGGGACGGCGACGAGCTGGGCAGCAGTGCCTCCCTGTTCAGCTCTCTGGCCTCTCCCGGCCCCGGCTCCCCAACGCCAAGGGACAGTGTCATCTCCATCGGCACCTCCGCCTCTCTGGTTGCAGCCTCAGCCGTCCCGAgcggcctccacctcccggaaGTCTCCCTGGACCGTGCATCTCTCCCCTGCTCCCAGGAGGAAGCGACAGGAGGAGCCAGGCTCACCAAGATGGTCCACCAAACCCGTGCCAGGCTCAGGTCAGCTCTCTTTGGCCTTATGAACTCAGGAACCCCTGAGGATTCTGAGTTTGGGGCAGATGGGAAGAATATGAGGGAGTCCTGCTATAAAAGGAAACTGGTGGGAAATGGACCGGAGGGTCCAGGTCTGTCAAGCACAGGCAAGAGGAGGGCCACAGGCCAGGACTCTTGCCAAGAGAGAGGGCTTCAAGAGGCCGTCCGGAGAGAGCATCAGGAGGCCAGTGTTTCCAAGGGCTGCATTGTGCCAGGGGGAGTCGACAGGCTGGAGAGAACTAGATCAAGCCGGAAGAGCAAACATCAGGAGGCAACGGAAACCTCTCTCCTCCATTCCCACCACTTTAAAAAGGGCCAAAAGATGGGAAAAGATTCGTTCCCCACCCAGGACCTGACTCCTTTACAGAATGCCTGCTTTTGGACCAAAACCAGGGCTTCCTTCAGTTTCCACAAGAAGAAAATTGTGACTGATGTGTCAGAGGTCTGCAGCATCTATACAACTGCCACTTCTCTCTCTGGATCCCTCCTATCAGAATGTTCAAACCGGCCTGTCATGAACAGAACAAGTGGTGCTCTGTCCTCTTGGCATTCCTCCTCTATGTATTTGCTAAGCCCCTTAAACACTCTAAGTATTTCAAACAAAAAGGCATCTGATGCTGAAAAGGTTTATGGGGAATGCAGTCAGAAGGGTCCTGTCCCCTTTAGCCATTGCCTTCCCACAGAAAAACTACAACGCTGTGAGAAGATTGGGGAAGGGGTGTTTGGCGAAGTGTTTCAAACGATTGCTGATCACACACCTGTAGCCATAAAAATCATTGCTATTGAAGGACCAGATTTAGTCAATGGATCCCATCAGAAAACCTTTGAGGAAATCCTGCCAGAGATCATCATCTCCAAAGAGTTGAGCCTCTTATCCAGTGAAGTGTGCAACCGCACAGAAGGCTTTATCGGGCTGAACGCAGTGCACTGTGTCCAGGGATCTTACCCTCCCTTGCTCCTCAAAGCCTGGGATCACTATAATTCAACCAAAGGCTCTGCAAATGACcggcctgatttttttaaagacgaCCAGCTCTTCATTGTGATGGAATTTGAGTTTGGAGGGATTGACTTAGAGCAAATGAGAACCAAGTTGTCTTCCTTGGCTACTGCAAAGAGCATTCTACACCAGCTCACAGCCTCCCTCGCAGTGGCAGAGGCATCACTGCGCTTTGAGCACCGAGACTTACACTGGGGGAATGTGCTCTTAAAGAAAACCAGCCTCAAAGAACTCCACTACACCCTCCATGGGAAGAGCAGCACTATCCCCAGCCGCGGGCTGCAAGTGAGCATCATTGACTACACCCTGTCGCGCTTGGAACGGGATGGGATTGTGGTTTTCTGTGACGTTTCCATGGATGAGGACCTGTTTACCGGTGATGGTGACTACCAGTTTGACATCTACAGGCTCATGAAGAAGGAGAATAACAACCGCTGGGGTGAATATCACCCTTATAGTAATGTGCTCTGGCTGCATTACCTGACAGACAAGATTCTGAAACAAATGACCTTCAAGACTAAATGTAACACTCCTGCCATGAAGCAAATTAAGAGAAAGATCCAGGAGTTCCACAGGACAATGCTGAacttcagctctgccactgacttgCTCTGCCAGCACAGTCTATTTAAGTAA